Proteins from a genomic interval of Polaribacter sp. Q13:
- a CDS encoding D-arabinono-1,4-lactone oxidase — MKQNKNGTWVSWNENLTHNYKSLYKITSEKELQEVIANSEKIRVFGNKQSSADIASGVATLIDIRTYNKIISSNDTEHTITVQSGVILGDLLEAVEAKGWCIPCLPDINTITIGGALATGTHGTSGKLLSEYITKCTLILADGSVKTITEKDKLIDAVRVSLGVLGVLSEITFQCEPIYTLHVKEAPEDDSVWLPKINERLKKHDFLRILWLPHTDKGYVITGDKIDPNTEIIEDLGPKYLKHRRTASKILYKYTHVFPWITAIANKLLYRGFFSSTKEHKGSLYQATVTKSRGSTLELAEWTIGLDVFPTVFEELKTEINKWSNKSFIHIPMDVRFVYKDKTWLSYAYGKDTVTMGCVSRNAATADTYEAFKSIEKIFLKHGGKPHWAKRFTAKDAELSKVYSKWEDFKFLRRELDPTNKFLNPYLTEIFNEKTTN, encoded by the coding sequence ATGAAACAAAATAAAAATGGTACTTGGGTAAGTTGGAACGAGAATCTAACTCACAATTACAAATCGCTTTATAAAATTACTTCTGAAAAAGAATTACAAGAAGTAATTGCTAATTCAGAAAAAATTAGAGTTTTTGGAAACAAACAATCCTCTGCAGATATTGCTTCTGGTGTAGCTACTTTAATTGATATTAGAACTTATAATAAAATTATATCTTCTAATGATACTGAACATACAATTACAGTTCAATCTGGTGTAATTCTAGGCGATTTATTAGAAGCCGTAGAAGCAAAAGGTTGGTGCATTCCTTGTTTACCAGATATTAACACCATTACTATTGGTGGTGCTTTGGCAACAGGAACTCACGGAACAAGCGGAAAACTATTATCTGAATATATTACAAAATGTACTCTTATTTTGGCTGATGGTTCTGTGAAAACCATAACAGAAAAAGACAAATTAATTGATGCCGTTAGAGTTTCTTTAGGAGTTTTAGGGGTACTTTCTGAAATCACTTTTCAATGTGAACCTATCTATACTTTACATGTAAAAGAAGCTCCGGAAGACGATAGTGTTTGGTTGCCTAAAATCAATGAACGCCTAAAAAAACATGATTTTCTAAGAATCTTATGGCTTCCTCATACCGATAAAGGGTATGTGATTACAGGTGACAAAATAGACCCAAACACAGAAATTATAGAAGATTTGGGTCCTAAATATTTAAAACATAGAAGAACTGCCTCTAAAATATTATACAAATACACACATGTTTTTCCTTGGATAACAGCCATTGCAAATAAACTTTTATACAGAGGTTTTTTTAGTTCAACAAAAGAACATAAAGGTTCTTTATACCAAGCTACGGTTACAAAATCTAGAGGTTCTACTTTAGAATTGGCAGAATGGACCATTGGTTTAGATGTTTTTCCTACAGTTTTTGAAGAACTAAAAACAGAAATTAATAAATGGAGTAATAAATCTTTTATCCATATTCCTATGGATGTTCGTTTTGTTTATAAAGATAAAACCTGGTTGAGTTATGCATACGGTAAAGATACGGTTACTATGGGATGTGTGTCTAGAAACGCCGCTACAGCAGATACCTATGAAGCTTTTAAAAGTATTGAAAAAATATTCTTAAAACACGGAGGAAAACCGCATTGGGCAAAACGTTTTACAGCTAAAGATGCAGAGCTTTCTAAAGTATATTCCAAATGGGAAGATTTTAAATTTTTAAGAAGAGAATTAGATCCAACAAATAAATTTTTAAACCCGTATTTAACGGAAATATTCAACGAAAAAACAACCAATTAA
- a CDS encoding HAD family phosphatase, producing the protein MVLPKGFLFDFDGVIVDSFESHYSAWTSAFKELFNQEIAPFPKFNAGKSPMIIAEYFCAVIGKEAQTEELYFLKDEHIKTRFKVPKLLPGVREFTTLLTKEKIPYGIASNATKQFLKNSVHHLDLNFTTVFGVQDYVKPKPAPEAYILLAETLGFKEEDFKDIWVFEDSLTGTKAAKAAGMVAIGITTQYTEEELKEAGSILVFPTLLEAFHYLTN; encoded by the coding sequence ATGGTATTACCTAAAGGATTTTTATTTGATTTTGATGGCGTAATTGTAGATAGTTTTGAGAGTCATTATTCTGCTTGGACTTCTGCTTTTAAAGAATTATTTAACCAAGAAATAGCTCCGTTTCCTAAATTCAACGCAGGAAAATCTCCCATGATTATTGCCGAATATTTTTGTGCTGTAATTGGTAAAGAGGCACAAACGGAAGAATTGTATTTTTTAAAAGACGAACACATAAAAACACGTTTTAAAGTTCCTAAATTATTACCTGGAGTTAGAGAATTTACAACACTTTTAACCAAAGAAAAAATTCCTTACGGAATTGCTAGTAACGCAACAAAACAGTTTTTAAAAAATAGTGTTCATCATTTAGATTTAAACTTTACTACTGTTTTTGGCGTGCAAGACTATGTAAAACCAAAACCTGCACCAGAAGCTTATATTCTATTGGCAGAAACCTTAGGTTTTAAAGAAGAAGATTTTAAAGATATTTGGGTTTTTGAAGACAGCTTAACCGGCACAAAAGCGGCAAAAGCTGCAGGAATGGTTGCAATTGGAATTACTACACAATATACAGAAGAGGAATTAAAAGAAGCAGGAAGTATTTTGGTTTTTCCTACTTTGTTAGAAGCTTTTCATTATTTAACAAATTAG
- a CDS encoding class I SAM-dependent methyltransferase, whose translation MSTNNCLDQIANIDIYLLDQITKGRYNKADKILDAGCGSGRNLKWFYENAYTFYGVDNDAERLNVAKELYPNKKENFSVSNVENLPFTSESFQHIICNAVLHFAKNTAHFEDMFSELVRVLKPKGTLFIRMTSDIGIEKFVKMTPTGIAKLPDLSERFLLTRTLLEDIMATNNLSFLVPLKTVNVNDLRAMTTLVLLKN comes from the coding sequence ATGTCAACAAATAATTGTTTAGATCAAATAGCAAACATAGATATTTATCTTTTAGATCAAATTACAAAAGGACGTTATAATAAGGCTGATAAAATTTTGGATGCAGGTTGTGGAAGCGGCAGAAATTTAAAATGGTTTTATGAAAATGCTTATACTTTTTATGGTGTCGATAATGATGCAGAGAGACTTAATGTAGCAAAAGAATTATATCCAAATAAAAAAGAAAACTTTAGTGTTTCTAATGTAGAAAATTTACCATTTACATCGGAATCTTTTCAACATATAATTTGTAATGCAGTATTACATTTTGCAAAGAATACAGCACATTTTGAGGATATGTTTTCAGAACTAGTGCGTGTTTTAAAACCAAAAGGGACATTGTTTATTAGAATGACCTCAGATATTGGAATAGAAAAATTCGTTAAAATGACTCCTACAGGAATTGCTAAATTACCTGATTTATCAGAGCGTTTTTTATTAACGCGTACATTACTTGAAGATATAATGGCTACTAACAATTTATCCTTTTTAGTTCCTCTAAAAACGGTTAATGTTAATGATTTGAGAGCTATGACAACACTTGTACTTCTTAAAAACTAG
- the gldA gene encoding gliding motility-associated ABC transporter ATP-binding subunit GldA, producing the protein MSIKVTSVSKIYKTQKALNNVSFSADKGQIIGFLGPNGAGKSTMMKILSGFIKPHEGEVFVDEINVLDNPLEAQKTIGYLPEHNPLYKEMYVREYLQFNAAIFKVDKSQIEACIEKVGLTTEAHKKISQLSKGYQQRVGLAAAILHNPKVLILDEPTTGLDPNQLVEIRALIKELGKDKTVLFSTHIMQEVEAVCDRVIIIKKGELLIDKKLEDLKENNQQIIAVTFDYKVEEQFIKRLANVVSYKNNYDYTWFITFESEEDMRPKVFDFAQENGLKILSLNTQNKNLETLFREVTA; encoded by the coding sequence ATGTCTATTAAAGTAACATCGGTTTCTAAAATTTATAAAACGCAAAAAGCATTAAATAACGTTTCTTTTTCTGCGGATAAAGGCCAGATAATTGGTTTTTTAGGTCCAAATGGAGCAGGGAAATCTACTATGATGAAAATACTTTCGGGGTTTATAAAACCCCATGAAGGTGAAGTTTTTGTTGATGAAATAAATGTTTTGGATAATCCATTAGAAGCACAAAAAACAATTGGGTATTTGCCAGAGCACAACCCTTTGTATAAAGAGATGTATGTGCGTGAATATTTACAATTTAATGCTGCTATTTTTAAGGTTGATAAAAGCCAAATAGAAGCGTGTATTGAAAAAGTTGGACTAACAACTGAGGCGCACAAAAAAATAAGTCAATTATCTAAAGGATATCAACAAAGAGTTGGTTTAGCCGCAGCTATTTTGCACAACCCAAAAGTGTTAATTTTAGATGAACCAACAACAGGTTTAGATCCTAATCAATTAGTAGAAATAAGAGCGTTGATTAAAGAATTAGGAAAAGACAAAACGGTTTTGTTTTCTACACATATTATGCAAGAAGTAGAAGCCGTTTGCGATCGTGTCATCATCATAAAAAAAGGAGAACTTTTAATTGATAAAAAACTAGAGGATCTCAAAGAAAATAACCAACAAATTATAGCAGTTACTTTTGATTATAAGGTTGAAGAGCAATTTATAAAAAGATTAGCAAACGTGGTTTCTTATAAAAATAATTACGACTATACTTGGTTTATCACTTTTGAAAGTGAAGAAGATATGCGACCAAAAGTATTCGATTTTGCCCAAGAAAATGGTTTAAAAATCCTTAGTTTAAATACTCAGAATAAAAATTTAGAAACGCTTTTTAGAGAAGTTACAGCTTAA
- a CDS encoding geranylgeranyl reductase family protein, which produces MRKFDVAVIGSGPSGASAALKLAENGVSVVLIEKEVLPRYKTCGGGFVYRGRRNMPFDISSVVEREFKKIDIYFDKAGIHLTSEREEPIISMIMRDDFDNFIVEKAKKAGIVLLQDHKLKNILFEDKITLQTSKEDVEVKFVIAADGALSTTAKLAGWEETRHLIPALEYEVEVSKEDFDRLSKEVRFDFDAVPLGYGWSFPKENHLSIGVASTKRTKLDLKKHYKEYLVTLGINEVVSEAFHGFQIPVSPRTDGFFRKNVFLVGDAAGFADPITAEGISNAILSGVIAADAIIESKLESKLAEELYDTKLNKVLIPELKTGVYLSKLFYENEKVRHFLMKKYGDRFCEAMTDIFMGERSYPVDIKKKLKQKLKNVIFKN; this is translated from the coding sequence ATGAGAAAATTTGATGTAGCAGTAATTGGTAGTGGACCTTCTGGAGCTTCGGCAGCTTTAAAATTAGCAGAAAATGGAGTTTCTGTTGTTTTAATAGAAAAAGAAGTGTTACCAAGATATAAAACTTGCGGTGGAGGTTTTGTCTATAGAGGAAGAAGAAATATGCCTTTTGATATTAGTTCTGTTGTAGAAAGAGAGTTTAAGAAAATTGACATTTATTTTGATAAAGCTGGTATTCATTTAACATCAGAAAGAGAAGAACCTATTATTAGCATGATCATGCGCGATGATTTTGATAACTTTATTGTTGAAAAAGCAAAAAAAGCAGGCATTGTATTATTACAAGACCATAAATTAAAGAATATACTTTTTGAAGATAAAATTACATTACAAACTTCTAAAGAAGATGTAGAAGTTAAGTTTGTAATTGCTGCAGACGGAGCGTTAAGTACAACCGCAAAGTTAGCAGGTTGGGAAGAAACTAGACATTTAATACCTGCTTTAGAATATGAAGTAGAGGTTAGTAAAGAAGATTTTGATAGACTATCTAAAGAAGTTCGTTTCGATTTTGATGCGGTTCCTTTAGGATATGGATGGAGTTTTCCAAAAGAAAACCACTTGTCTATTGGTGTAGCCTCTACCAAAAGAACAAAATTAGATTTAAAAAAGCATTATAAAGAATACTTAGTAACTTTAGGAATTAACGAAGTGGTTAGCGAAGCTTTTCATGGTTTTCAAATACCAGTTTCACCTAGAACAGATGGGTTTTTTAGAAAAAATGTTTTTTTAGTAGGGGATGCAGCAGGATTTGCAGATCCTATAACCGCTGAAGGAATCTCTAATGCAATTCTTTCTGGTGTTATTGCTGCAGACGCAATCATAGAAAGTAAATTAGAAAGTAAGTTGGCCGAAGAATTATACGATACAAAATTAAACAAGGTTTTAATTCCAGAATTAAAAACAGGAGTGTACTTATCTAAACTTTTCTATGAAAATGAAAAAGTAAGACATTTTTTAATGAAAAAGTATGGAGATCGTTTTTGTGAAGCAATGACAGATATATTTATGGGAGAACGTTCTTATCCTGTAGATATAAAGAAAAAATTGAAACAAAAGTTAAAAAATGTAATTTTTAAAAACTAA
- a CDS encoding outer membrane beta-barrel protein produces the protein MKKLLLLTVFMVSLFTNAQVKLTGVVKDSVGEPLEMANVLAINKVTNKIASYGFTDTKGFYKLNVDKNATILLKISYVGMKSSDFTIETKSAEIVTNVMLAFDNALDGINIVSKMPVTVKGDTIVYNADSFQNGSERKLEDVLKKLPGVEINDNGEIEVEGKTVEKVMIDGKDFFDGDTKLAAKNIPSNALDKIEVLRNYADVSQLSGVQNNEDRVAINIKLKEGKKNFWFGDITAGAGNAPDETLYLLQPKLFYYSPKYTINVIGDVNNMGEVVLDRGDIRSFSGGFRSQSPSNGTNLSLASAGIGFLTANARNANRIETKLTAMNFSYSPNAKLDLSGFLIFSSNSNGQQNNVATDYIDPLTPDENTESTTDQTSNTGLFKFSADYKQNARKQFNYDLIGRFTNEYRTDDVASDVLSNITEKENATPYTINQNFSYFYTANEKNIFALEAKHLLQDEDPFYVASLEKDSYVDEAETLGLDKEPSSSNLLYTLEQDRRVKSNQLDVKLDYYNILNDKSNLNFVVGTIQSKQNFDSKFFQILDDGSESIPTGTIPEEDARAFTNDTEYGFSDLYAGLRYRLKAGIFTFTPGFTLHAYDVKNTQYETEIFKDQFQKFFPELSIIAQFKQSESLQFSYKQEVNFTDVNKLARGIVANSYNSFYYGNHELDNAHLHNVNLNYSSFNLFNYTNVFARLNYKKTIDQINSNIIFEPGSVVSTSTSLNSPFDNESFTGSARVGKTFNKIKTSLGANLGYSKTYQSLNNAFNTNKLFSQGYNASVSTNFNKAPNVSLGYKLSFSDQDNSAREAVVKGITNAPSISFDAYVWNSLTIRSDFSYNEVKQDGVVANSFKSLDASFSYRKGKDAKWEYELVGSNLLASGSRASVNTTNIAFTINETFILPRFVSLRVKYQL, from the coding sequence ATGAAAAAATTACTACTACTAACCGTTTTTATGGTTTCGCTTTTTACCAACGCTCAGGTAAAATTAACAGGAGTTGTTAAAGATAGTGTTGGAGAACCTTTAGAAATGGCAAATGTATTAGCTATTAATAAGGTTACTAATAAAATTGCTTCTTATGGTTTTACAGATACCAAGGGTTTTTATAAATTAAATGTAGATAAAAACGCAACTATTTTGTTGAAAATTAGTTACGTAGGTATGAAATCTTCCGATTTTACAATAGAAACAAAGTCAGCAGAAATTGTTACAAATGTTATGTTAGCTTTTGATAATGCTTTAGATGGTATAAATATTGTTTCTAAAATGCCTGTTACGGTAAAAGGAGATACCATTGTTTATAATGCAGATTCTTTTCAAAATGGTTCAGAAAGAAAACTAGAAGATGTTTTAAAGAAATTACCAGGTGTAGAAATTAATGATAATGGAGAAATTGAAGTAGAAGGTAAAACAGTAGAAAAAGTAATGATAGACGGTAAAGATTTCTTTGATGGAGATACAAAACTGGCTGCTAAAAATATTCCTTCTAATGCTTTAGATAAAATAGAAGTTTTAAGAAATTACGCAGATGTTAGTCAGCTTAGTGGTGTACAAAACAATGAAGATAGAGTTGCTATAAATATTAAACTAAAAGAAGGGAAAAAGAATTTCTGGTTTGGAGATATAACTGCTGGAGCAGGAAATGCGCCAGATGAAACCTTATATTTATTACAACCAAAATTATTTTATTACTCTCCAAAATACACCATTAACGTTATTGGTGATGTTAACAATATGGGAGAAGTTGTTTTAGATAGAGGAGATATTAGAAGTTTTAGCGGTGGTTTTAGAAGTCAAAGTCCGTCTAACGGAACAAATTTAAGTTTAGCGAGTGCTGGTATTGGTTTTTTAACTGCAAATGCTAGAAATGCAAACAGAATAGAGACTAAGTTAACGGCTATGAATTTTAGTTATTCACCAAATGCTAAACTAGATTTAAGTGGGTTTTTAATTTTTTCTAGTAATAGCAACGGACAACAAAATAATGTAGCTACAGATTATATAGATCCTCTTACACCAGATGAGAATACAGAGAGTACAACAGACCAAACAAGTAATACAGGTTTGTTTAAATTTAGTGCAGATTATAAGCAGAATGCAAGAAAGCAATTTAATTATGATTTAATCGGGCGTTTTACAAACGAATATAGAACAGATGATGTTGCATCGGATGTTTTAAGTAATATTACAGAAAAAGAGAACGCTACACCTTATACCATCAATCAAAATTTTAGTTATTTCTATACGGCAAATGAAAAAAATATCTTTGCCTTAGAAGCGAAACATTTATTACAAGATGAAGATCCGTTTTATGTTGCTTCTTTAGAAAAAGATAGCTATGTAGATGAAGCGGAAACTTTAGGTTTAGATAAAGAACCAAGTTCAAGTAACTTATTGTACACATTAGAACAAGACAGACGTGTAAAATCGAATCAATTAGATGTAAAATTAGATTATTATAATATTTTAAATGATAAGAGTAACTTAAATTTTGTAGTTGGTACCATACAAAGTAAGCAAAATTTTGATTCTAAATTTTTCCAAATTTTAGATGATGGAAGTGAATCTATTCCAACCGGAACTATTCCAGAGGAAGATGCTAGAGCGTTTACAAACGATACAGAGTACGGTTTTTCTGATCTTTATGCAGGATTAAGGTATCGTTTAAAAGCAGGTATATTTACTTTTACTCCAGGTTTTACATTGCATGCGTATGATGTTAAAAATACACAATACGAAACAGAAATTTTTAAAGATCAATTTCAAAAATTCTTTCCAGAATTATCTATAATAGCACAATTTAAACAAAGTGAATCTTTACAATTTTCTTATAAACAAGAAGTTAATTTTACAGATGTAAATAAACTTGCTAGAGGTATTGTAGCAAATAGTTATAATTCTTTTTATTATGGTAATCACGAGTTAGACAATGCACATTTGCATAATGTGAACTTAAATTATTCTAGCTTTAATTTATTTAATTACACAAACGTATTTGCGAGGCTTAATTACAAAAAAACGATAGATCAAATTAACTCAAACATAATTTTTGAGCCAGGATCTGTAGTTTCTACAAGTACTTCATTAAATTCACCTTTTGATAATGAGAGTTTTACAGGTTCTGCAAGAGTTGGTAAAACGTTTAATAAGATTAAAACATCTTTAGGAGCTAATTTAGGTTACAGTAAAACATACCAGTCTTTAAATAATGCTTTTAATACCAATAAATTATTTTCTCAGGGTTATAACGCAAGTGTTAGTACAAACTTTAACAAAGCACCAAATGTATCATTGGGGTATAAATTAAGTTTTTCAGATCAAGATAATAGTGCTAGAGAAGCCGTTGTAAAAGGTATTACAAATGCACCTTCTATTAGTTTTGATGCATATGTTTGGAACTCGTTAACTATTCGATCAGATTTTTCTTACAACGAAGTAAAACAAGATGGAGTAGTTGCAAATTCGTTTAAAAGTTTAGATGCTTCTTTTTCATACAGAAAAGGTAAAGATGCAAAATGGGAATATGAGTTAGTAGGAAGTAATCTTTTAGCTTCTGGTTCTAGAGCATCTGTAAATACAACTAATATTGCTTTTACAATTAATGAAACTTTTATTTTACCAAGATTTGTAAGTCTTAGAGTAAAATATCAATTGTAA
- a CDS encoding GLPGLI family protein, translated as MKSLFTLILTLVSIITFGQKDFQGKAIYMSKTSVNLDNFARGGEQLSEARKKQLQERMKSQLEKTFILNFDKSSSLYKEDAKLEAPTAGGGGRGPRFGGFSSGGTKYKNTKEKKALESTEFFGKKFLISDEMEQPQWELGGETKQIGSYLCYKATLLKDANPLDFSNFRRPNSEDNKEEKEVKQILVTAWYTPQIPVSNGPGAYWGLPGLILEINEGATTILCTEIVLNPSEKASIEAPSKGKKITREKYTKTVTKKMEELRQNFQNRGRGGNRGGGFH; from the coding sequence ATGAAATCATTATTTACACTTATTCTAACACTTGTTTCAATTATTACTTTTGGGCAAAAAGATTTTCAAGGGAAGGCTATTTATATGTCTAAAACCTCTGTAAACTTAGACAACTTTGCACGAGGTGGAGAACAACTTTCTGAAGCAAGAAAAAAACAGCTTCAAGAAAGAATGAAATCTCAATTAGAAAAAACCTTTATTTTAAATTTTGATAAAAGCTCGTCTCTTTATAAAGAAGATGCAAAGTTAGAGGCACCAACAGCAGGTGGAGGAGGAAGAGGTCCGAGGTTTGGAGGTTTTTCTAGTGGAGGAACAAAATATAAAAATACTAAAGAAAAAAAAGCTTTAGAGTCTACCGAATTTTTTGGTAAAAAGTTTTTAATTTCTGACGAAATGGAGCAACCACAATGGGAGTTAGGCGGAGAAACTAAACAAATAGGTAGTTACCTTTGTTATAAAGCAACATTACTTAAAGATGCAAACCCTTTAGATTTTTCTAATTTTAGAAGACCCAATTCTGAGGATAATAAAGAAGAAAAAGAAGTAAAACAAATTTTAGTTACAGCTTGGTATACACCACAGATTCCTGTTAGTAATGGTCCTGGAGCATATTGGGGATTGCCGGGTTTAATTTTAGAAATAAATGAAGGAGCTACCACTATTTTATGTACAGAAATAGTATTAAATCCTTCAGAAAAGGCTTCTATTGAAGCTCCATCAAAAGGAAAAAAAATTACTAGAGAAAAATATACCAAAACTGTTACAAAGAAAATGGAAGAGCTAAGACAAAATTTTCAAAATAGAGGTAGAGGTGGTAATCGTGGAGGCGGATTTCATTAA
- a CDS encoding deoxynucleoside kinase: MHVAIAGNIGAGKTTLTKLLAKHYKWKPHFESVDENPYLDDFYTEMERWSFNLQVYFLNSRFRQILELRESGKNIIQDRTIYEDAHIFAPNLHAMGLMTNRDYGNYSSLFELMENLVTPPDLLIYLRADISTLVGQIHKRGRDYENSISIDYLSRLNERYEAWISTYTKGKLLIIDVDNLDFVDNQEDLGYIIDRIDAQINGLF, encoded by the coding sequence ATGCACGTTGCAATTGCAGGAAATATTGGCGCAGGTAAAACCACGCTAACCAAATTATTAGCCAAACATTATAAATGGAAACCTCATTTTGAGTCTGTGGATGAAAATCCGTATTTAGACGATTTTTATACAGAAATGGAACGTTGGTCTTTTAACCTTCAGGTCTATTTTTTAAATAGTCGTTTTCGTCAGATTTTAGAATTGAGAGAATCTGGTAAAAATATTATTCAGGATAGAACCATTTATGAAGATGCACATATTTTTGCTCCAAATTTACATGCAATGGGTTTAATGACTAATAGAGACTATGGTAATTATAGTTCTTTATTTGAATTAATGGAAAACTTGGTAACACCACCAGACTTATTAATATACTTACGTGCAGATATTTCTACCTTAGTGGGTCAAATTCATAAACGTGGTAGAGATTATGAAAACTCTATAAGTATCGATTATTTAAGTAGGTTAAATGAGCGTTATGAAGCTTGGATATCTACCTATACAAAAGGAAAATTACTTATAATTGATGTTGATAATTTAGATTTTGTTGATAACCAAGAAGATTTAGGTTATATTATAGATAGGATAGATGCTCAAATAAATGGGCTATTTTAG
- a CDS encoding small-conductance mechanosensitive channel, with protein sequence MTNKLLLALKSDVDFSFLETLWTNFTDFLPQLLKGIGFLIIGWLLIKFLLYIIKKALGYTKIDNLPEKLHVDEIFGESSLKIQPTKIIITAIKWVLILIFIIVGSELLGLRMVSEQLSNLIGYLPRLISALVIFAVGIYVANLVKKALTAMFKSLELTGGNLVGNIAFYLIAIVVTVTALNQAGVNTDLITSNLSIILGAILASFTIAFGLGSRDVIKRLLFGYYTRKNIKEGDKVIINGLEGTVGLIDNICVVLITEKGKVIIPIKDIVDNQIEVID encoded by the coding sequence ATGACAAATAAATTACTACTTGCGCTAAAATCTGATGTAGATTTTAGTTTTCTAGAAACACTTTGGACTAATTTTACTGATTTTTTACCGCAATTATTAAAAGGAATTGGCTTTTTAATAATAGGTTGGTTATTAATAAAATTTCTGTTATATATTATAAAAAAAGCCTTAGGCTATACCAAAATAGATAACTTACCAGAAAAACTACATGTAGATGAAATTTTTGGAGAGTCTTCTTTAAAAATTCAACCAACAAAAATAATTATTACAGCTATTAAGTGGGTTTTAATTTTAATCTTTATAATAGTTGGCTCAGAATTATTAGGTTTAAGAATGGTTTCTGAACAATTAAGTAATTTAATTGGGTACCTACCAAGACTAATTAGTGCACTTGTTATTTTTGCAGTGGGTATTTATGTAGCTAATTTGGTTAAAAAAGCTTTAACCGCTATGTTTAAATCTTTAGAGTTAACCGGAGGTAATTTAGTTGGTAATATTGCCTTTTATTTAATTGCTATTGTAGTTACCGTAACAGCATTAAACCAAGCAGGTGTTAATACAGATTTAATTACAAGTAATCTTTCTATAATTCTAGGAGCAATTCTAGCATCATTTACCATTGCATTTGGGCTAGGTTCTAGAGATGTAATTAAAAGATTATTATTTGGTTATTATACTAGAAAAAATATTAAAGAAGGAGATAAAGTTATTATTAATGGTTTAGAAGGAACTGTTGGTTTAATAGATAATATATGCGTGGTATTAATCACCGAAAAAGGAAAAGTAATTATTCCGATTAAAGATATAGTAGACAATCAAATTGAAGTAATCGATTAA
- a CDS encoding RNA polymerase sigma factor yields MKTIDVKALSDEELVFKIVETNNSQLFAVLYDRFSKVVYNKCYGFSKNKEEAEDLTHDVFIRLFVKIKTFKGNSKFSTWLYSFTYNFCVNYVQRNDFKKKEKVTVVTDNIKEEDDFQEIDDVTLFELKSEKLAKALTLIDPTEKMILLMKYQDDMTIKEIQESLSIGESAVKMRIKRAKQKLVRTYEEL; encoded by the coding sequence TTGAAAACGATAGATGTTAAAGCTTTAAGCGACGAAGAATTAGTCTTTAAAATAGTAGAAACAAATAACTCACAATTGTTTGCTGTATTATATGATAGATTTTCTAAGGTAGTTTATAATAAGTGTTATGGTTTTTCCAAAAACAAGGAAGAAGCAGAAGATTTAACACATGACGTTTTTATCAGGTTATTTGTAAAAATAAAAACCTTTAAGGGTAATTCTAAGTTTTCTACTTGGTTGTATTCTTTTACTTATAATTTCTGTGTAAATTACGTGCAAAGAAATGATTTTAAAAAGAAGGAAAAAGTTACGGTTGTTACAGATAATATAAAAGAAGAAGATGATTTTCAAGAAATTGATGATGTAACTCTGTTTGAGTTGAAATCAGAGAAATTGGCAAAAGCATTAACTTTAATTGATCCAACAGAAAAGATGATTCTTTTAATGAAATATCAAGATGATATGACGATTAAAGAGATTCAAGAATCTTTAAGTATTGGTGAAAGCGCTGTTAAAATGAGAATTAAAAGAGCGAAACAAAAACTTGTAAGAACATATGAAGAATTATAA